One genomic window of Cololabis saira isolate AMF1-May2022 chromosome 3, fColSai1.1, whole genome shotgun sequence includes the following:
- the LOC133426961 gene encoding transcription factor E2F3-like — protein MRRGISSAPDKVILAGVGGSPLDNNIILTALSDRLNPGQANATTYIQIITTPPPCNVTQTPGVCLSEPQVNSVYTTPQQASNGVGQRPALGRPPAKRRLALDDSDHQYQSEPVRTPRGRGAANGTKLKTPKTPKSPPEKTRYDTSLGLLTKKFVDLLAQSSDGVLDLNLAAETLQVQKRRLYDITNVLEGIHLIKKKSKNNIQWMGCSLLEVEGALSQRQILTAEVSALTEEEQRLEQLIQRCSLEMRHMSELPGNQKYAYVTYQDIKQVGSLRDQTVIVIKAPTDTKLEVPDPDESLSIHLTSTKGPIEVLLCPDEENDMRSPVKNSHTDINGNSPFLKVVQDSGCTTTSPSSFLSPPAASSAVAVTTLSPISSPYTSLLQQTEEQISSSLGPFLNLGPPILEQEEYLLGLGDDQGISDLFDGCDFDKMPPLGLDDLLCS, from the exons ATGAGAAGAGGGATCTCCTCGGCTCCGGACAAAGTGATTTTAGCAGGGGTCGGAGGCTCTCCTCTGGACAATAATATCATTTTAACAGCTCTCTCGGATCGCCTAAACCCCGGCCAAGCCAACGCTACTACATACATCCAAATAATCACCACCCCACCGCCCTGCAACGTTACACAGACCCCCGGTGTGTGCCTATCCGAGCCTCAGGTTAACAGCGTTTACACCACTCCGCAACAAGCCTCTAACGGAGTGGGACAGCGACCTGCTCTGGGGAGACCACCG GCAAAAAGGCGGTTGGCGCTCGATGATTCAGACCACCAATACCAGTCCGAACCGGTCCGAACTCCAAGAGGCAGAGGAGCAGCCAACGGGACGAAGCTAAAGACGCCCAAAA CACCCAAATCGCCACCGGAGAAGACGCGATATGACACTTCTTTGGGCTTGTTGACAAAGAAGTTTGTGGACCTGCTCGCTCAGTCTTCTGATGGGGTTTTGGACCTCAACCTTGCCGCTGAAACCTTACAG GTACAAAAAAGGAGGTTGTATGACATCACCAATGTACTAGAAGGTATTCATCTTATCAAGAAGAAATCCAAGAATAACATTCAGTGGAT GGGCTGCAGTCTGTTGGAGGTAGAGGGGGCCCTGAGCCAGAGACAAATACTGACGGCGGAAGTTTCTGCGCTGACTGAAGAGGAGCAGAGACTCGAGCAACTCATCCAGAGATGCAGCCTTGAGATGAGACACATGAGCGAGTTGCCAGGCAACCAAAA GTATGCTTATGTAACGTATCAAGACATCAAACAAGTGGGGAGCCTCCGAGACCAGACTGTAATAGTCATCAAAGCTCCCACAGACACCAAACTGGAAGTACCAGACCCTGACGAG AGTTTATCCATCCACCTGACCAGCACCAAGGGTCCCATAGAAGTGCTGCTGTGCCCAGATGAGGAGAATGACATGAGGAGTCCTGTAAaaaatagccacacagacatcaATGGGAATTCGCCTTTCCTCAAAGTTGTTCAAG ATTCAGGCTGCACAACCACCTCTCCTAGCTCCTTCCTGTCTCCACCTGCCGCCTCCTCTGCTGTTGCCGTCACGACTCTCTCCCCCATTTCGTCTCCTTACACAAGTCTTCTCCAGCAGACGGAGGAACAGATCTCTTCATCCCTAGGGCCTTTCTTAAACCTTGGCCCCCCCATACTGGAGCAAGAAGAATACCTCTTAGGCTTGGGAGATGACCAAGGAATAAGCGACTTGTTTGATGGCTGTGACTTTGATAAGATGCCCCCACTTGGCCTGGATGATCTTCTGTGCAGCTAG